The DNA window CGGGACCCGCGCGGTGGGGGTGCGCGTTCTTTACAGAGGGTGCGCCGTGGGTGGCCCAGCGGGTGTGTCCCATGATGAGGCCGCCGCTGAGCGGACGCTTGTGGAGGGCCGTGCGCAGCTCGGAGAGCTTGCCCTTGGCGCGCACCACTTCGGTTTCACCTTTGGAAATGCTGGCCAGCCCGGCCGAGTCATAGCCCCGGTATTCCAGGCGTGAGAGCCCGTCCATGACAAGCGGCACGCCGTCCTTGGGACCCAGGTATCCAACGATTCCGCACATTACTTTTTCTTCTTCTTGTTGCGCGCGGCCCAGCCGGGAATGTTCTTCTGCGGCGCGCGCGAGACGGCCAGCGCGCCGGCGGGTACGTTCTTCGTGACCGTCGTGCCCGAGCCCACGTAGGCACCCTTGCCGACCTTCACCGGTGCGACGAGCTGGGTATCGGAGCCGATGAATGCCTCGGCGCCGATCTCGGTGACGTGCTTGTTTGTTCCGTCGTAGTTGCAGGTGATCGTGCCCGCACCGATGTTGGCGCCGGCGCCGATCTTGGCGTCGCCAAGATACGAGAGGTGATTGGCCTTCGCGCCATCGCCCAGCTCGGCCTTCTTGAGCTCGACGTAGTTGCCGACCTTAGCGCCCTTGCCCACCTTGCTGCCCGGTCGCAGGTGCGCCATGGGGCCGATCTGCGCGAGCGGGCCGACGCTGCTCTCTTCGATGACGCTGTAGGGGAGGATGCTTGCGCCCTTGCCGATGAGCGAACCCCGGATCACCGCGCCCGCGCCGATGCGGCAGTCGGGGGCGATCTTCGTCGCGCCCTGCAGCAGCACGCCGGGCTCGATCACGCTGCCGGCGCCCACCTCGGCGGTGACATCGATATAGGTGTGATAGGGATCGATGATGGTGACGCCCTTGGCCAGCAGCGTTTCCAT is part of the Chrysiogenia bacterium genome and encodes:
- a CDS encoding glutamine--fructose-6-phosphate aminotransferase; its protein translation is MCGIVGYLGPKDGVPLVMDGLSRLEYRGYDSAGLASISKGETEVVRAKGKLSELRTALHKRPLSGGLIMGHTRWATHGAPSVKNAHPHRAGP